Proteins from a genomic interval of Panthera tigris isolate Pti1 chromosome A2, P.tigris_Pti1_mat1.1, whole genome shotgun sequence:
- the LOC102971039 gene encoding olfactory receptor 6B1: MEVENQTQVTKFILVGFPGSWAMRVAVFLMFLIAYALTVAENMVIILLVQQNRPLHKPMYFFLANLSFLETWYISVTVPKLLFSFWSVSNSISFTHCMIQLYFFIALMCTECVLLAAMAYDRYVAICRPLHYPTIMSHRLCFHLALGSWAIGFGISLAKIYFISRLSFCGPNVINHFFCDISPVLNLSCTDMSVAELVDFVLALVIFLIPLSITVLSYGCILVTVLRMPTGKQKAFSTCASHLVVVTIFYSATIFMYARPRAIHAFNMNKVISIFYAIVTPALNPFIYCLRNREVKEALKKLAYCQAIRLD; this comes from the coding sequence ATGGAAGTGGAGAACCAGACTCAGGTCACCAAGTTCATTCTTGTGGGATTCCCTGGGAGCTGGGCCATGCGAGTAGCAGTGTTCCTGATGTTCCTCATCGCCTATGCTCTGACAGTGGCTGAAAATATGGTCATCATCTTGTTGGTGCAACAGAACCGGCCACTGCACAAGCctatgtacttcttcctggccaacctgTCTTTCCTGGAGACCTGGTACATCTCCGTGACGGTACCTAAGTTGCTATTTAGTTTTTGGTCTGTGAGCAATAGTATCTCCTTCACTCACTGCATGATACAACTGTACTTCTTCATTGCGCTCATGTGCACAGAATGTGTGCTCCTTGCGGCCATGGCCTATGACCGTTATGTGGCCATCTGCCGTCCACTCCACTACCCCACGATTATGAGCCATAGGCTCTGCTTCCACTTGGCTCTTGGCTCCTGGGCCATTGGCTTTGGCATCTCCTTGGCTAAGATCTATTTCATCTCCCGCCTCAGTTTCTGTGGCCCCAATGTCATCAATCACTTCTTCTGTGACATCTCTCCAGTTCTTAACCTCTCCTGCACAGACATGTCTGTAGCTGAGCTGGTGGACTTTGTCCTGGCACTGGTCATCTTTCTCATCCCCCTCTCTATCACCGTCCTGTCCTATGGATGCATCCTGGTTACCGTTCTACGCATGCCCACCGGAAAGCAGAAAGCATTCTCTACCTGTGCCTCCCACCTCGTGGTGGTAACCATCTTTTATTCGGCCACTATTTTCATGTATGCCAGGCCCCGAGCCATCCATGCCTTCAACATGAACAAAGTAATTTCCATCTTCTATGCCATTGTCACCCCTGCTCTCAACCCTTTCATTTATTGCCTAAGGAACAGAGAGGTCAAAGAGGCTCTGAAGAAACTGGCCTATTGCCAGGCTATCCGGTTGGACTAG